In one window of Synechococcus sp. M16CYN DNA:
- a CDS encoding ABC transporter ATP-binding protein, which yields MKAIGDWKRVRRLGRYLSQDRRRLLITLALLVPVALAGSIQPLLVGQAISVLRREPSLPWLSELSVNDAIHTIIGLLLISVLLRLALQGVQSFNIQAVGQRLTARIREDLFRHALSLSLRFHDSMPVGKLLTRLTNDVDALAEVFGSGAVGVLGDLVSLTVIATTMLLIEWRLGLLLLVTQIPVALILLWLQGRYRKTNYKVREELSQLNADFQENLQGLEVVQMYRREQLNSKRFSRTGAVYRSAVNRTIFFDSSISAFLEWDGLAAVTLVLTVGGWMVTSGVMGLGTLTTFIIYVQRLFDPLRQLAERFTQIQGGLTAVERIGELMEKPLEILEARDATPLKALSAGELIFENVSFSYRPNDPILRNLSFRIAPGEHVALVGPTGSGKSTVIRLLCRLYEPQKGRILLDGRDIRSIPIADLRRQLGVVLQDTFLFSGNVADNLRLDADVSDEKLRRICSDLGLDELLSRLPQGLETKLRERGGNLSSGERQLLAVARVAIRNPAVLIMDEATAFMDSSTEATLQRDLNRLLQKRTAVVIAHRLATVEASDRILVLKGGELIEQGTHVELRANGGLYAQLADLQERGLVKL from the coding sequence ATGAAAGCTATAGGTGACTGGAAACGGGTTAGACGCTTAGGCCGTTATTTATCTCAAGATCGACGCCGGCTATTGATCACCCTCGCTCTTTTGGTGCCTGTTGCCCTCGCAGGGTCTATCCAACCATTGTTAGTCGGTCAAGCAATCAGTGTGTTGCGCCGGGAGCCCAGTCTACCTTGGCTATCGGAGTTGTCGGTAAATGATGCGATCCATACGATCATTGGCCTTTTATTGATTTCAGTGTTATTGCGGCTGGCCTTACAAGGCGTTCAGTCGTTCAACATTCAGGCCGTGGGTCAACGACTCACGGCTCGCATCCGTGAAGATCTATTTCGGCATGCCTTATCGCTTTCACTTCGCTTTCACGACAGTATGCCGGTTGGCAAGCTTCTGACCAGGCTCACCAATGATGTAGATGCTTTGGCAGAGGTGTTCGGCAGCGGGGCAGTCGGGGTGCTTGGCGATTTGGTGAGCTTGACAGTGATTGCCACCACCATGCTTTTAATCGAGTGGCGACTAGGGCTGCTCCTCTTAGTTACTCAAATTCCTGTCGCTCTTATTTTGCTTTGGCTTCAGGGCAGGTACCGAAAAACTAATTACAAAGTTCGGGAAGAATTGTCCCAACTCAATGCTGACTTTCAAGAGAATCTCCAGGGGCTTGAGGTTGTTCAGATGTATCGCCGAGAGCAGTTAAACAGCAAACGCTTTTCCCGAACTGGTGCGGTCTATCGCAGCGCTGTGAATAGGACGATTTTTTTTGATAGCAGCATTTCCGCCTTCCTCGAATGGGATGGCCTCGCTGCTGTCACCTTAGTGCTTACCGTCGGTGGTTGGATGGTCACTAGCGGTGTCATGGGATTGGGCACACTCACCACATTCATCATCTACGTGCAACGTCTTTTTGATCCTTTGCGTCAGCTAGCTGAACGGTTCACTCAGATACAAGGAGGTCTAACAGCCGTAGAAAGAATTGGCGAATTGATGGAAAAGCCTCTGGAAATCCTTGAAGCCCGTGATGCGACACCTCTCAAGGCTTTGAGTGCCGGAGAGTTAATCTTCGAAAATGTCAGCTTTTCTTATCGCCCTAACGACCCCATCTTGCGCAACCTCTCTTTTCGCATTGCTCCTGGAGAGCACGTGGCCCTTGTAGGACCAACCGGGTCAGGTAAATCTACAGTGATCCGATTACTTTGCCGTCTTTACGAACCGCAGAAAGGACGTATTCTTCTTGATGGTCGTGATATTCGTTCGATCCCAATAGCAGACCTTCGCCGCCAGTTGGGGGTTGTTCTTCAAGACACCTTTCTGTTCAGCGGCAATGTGGCAGACAATCTGCGTCTTGATGCCGATGTAAGCGATGAAAAACTACGAAGAATCTGTTCAGATCTCGGACTCGATGAGCTGCTTAGTCGCTTACCGCAGGGGCTCGAAACAAAGTTGCGCGAACGCGGCGGCAATCTCTCCTCGGGTGAACGCCAACTACTAGCCGTCGCACGGGTAGCGATTCGCAACCCCGCGGTGCTGATTATGGATGAAGCAACGGCTTTCATGGATTCCTCGACGGAAGCAACACTGCAACGAGACCTTAATCGGTTGCTGCAGAAGAGAACGGCTGTTGTAATTGCACATCGACTCGCCACAGTTGAAGCTTCGGATCGAATTCTTGTACTCAAAGGGGGAGAATTAATCGAACAAGGAACCCACGTAGAGCTGCGAGCCAACGGTGGTCTCTACGCTCAATTAGCCGATCTGCAAGAGCGAGGGCTTGTCAAATTATGA
- the hisG gene encoding ATP phosphoribosyltransferase, which produces MITIALAKGALLKYSVARFAAADLDFSAVLDKNNRQLMVPTPCGRARALLVRNGDVPTYVSYGQAQLGVVGYDVLKEHQLPVAQLVDLGFGACRMSVAVKARSGYRRASDLPAHCRVASKFIHCAREYFDALDLPVELIHLNGSVELGPITGMSEAIVDLVATGRTLRDNGLVEIEELFQSTARLVGHPLSMRLDGGALFDIVTSIRSVKTSEVVF; this is translated from the coding sequence ATGATCACCATTGCGTTGGCCAAGGGTGCGCTTCTGAAATACTCCGTGGCGCGTTTTGCAGCGGCGGATCTTGATTTTTCAGCTGTTCTTGATAAAAACAATCGCCAACTAATGGTCCCGACACCCTGCGGACGTGCTCGCGCTCTGCTGGTACGCAACGGGGATGTGCCCACCTATGTCTCATATGGACAAGCTCAACTAGGGGTCGTGGGATACGACGTTCTGAAAGAACACCAATTGCCTGTAGCTCAATTGGTGGATTTGGGTTTCGGTGCGTGCCGCATGTCGGTTGCGGTAAAGGCCCGTAGTGGTTACCGCCGTGCATCAGATCTCCCGGCGCATTGCCGTGTTGCCAGCAAATTCATTCATTGCGCTAGAGAATACTTCGACGCCCTAGATCTTCCCGTCGAATTGATTCATCTGAATGGTTCTGTAGAACTTGGCCCGATCACGGGTATGTCGGAAGCGATTGTTGACCTGGTGGCTACCGGTCGAACGTTGCGTGACAACGGCTTGGTCGAAATAGAAGAACTCTTTCAGTCAACTGCTCGTCTAGTGGGACATCCTTTATCGATGCGTCTTGATGGTGGAGCTTTGTTCGACATCGTTACCTCGATTCGCTCGGTTAAAACGAGTGAGGTCGTGTTCTGA
- the gloB gene encoding hydroxyacylglutathione hydrolase translates to MHSALHALPVLQDNVVWIWIRGKNAVVVDPAVADPVQQWLTQRALCLIAILQTHHHDDHIGGTPKLLQYWPDAEVIAAAADHSRIPLQTISVSDGDTVNVLGRRLDVMDVAAHTSAHIAFVLQRCEDQDIGPLVFCGDTLFAGGCGRLFEGTPQDMHQALRRLAKLPDQTRVCCAHEYTEANLRWAIERCPEDIAITKRYLEVQALRRRGRLSLPSSIGLERRTNLFMQAKTAEQLADLRIHKDRWHSA, encoded by the coding sequence ATGCACTCTGCCCTTCATGCGCTGCCAGTCTTACAAGACAACGTGGTTTGGATCTGGATTCGAGGTAAGAATGCTGTTGTTGTTGATCCGGCTGTTGCCGACCCAGTACAACAGTGGTTGACACAACGTGCATTATGCCTCATTGCGATACTGCAAACGCATCATCACGATGATCACATTGGTGGAACTCCAAAACTCCTTCAGTATTGGCCGGATGCAGAGGTGATTGCTGCTGCTGCTGATCATTCAAGGATTCCTCTTCAAACCATATCTGTCTCTGATGGCGACACCGTCAACGTTTTGGGTCGACGTCTCGACGTGATGGATGTGGCAGCACACACTTCTGCTCACATTGCTTTTGTGCTCCAGCGATGTGAGGATCAAGATATCGGTCCTTTGGTGTTTTGTGGCGACACCCTTTTCGCAGGTGGGTGCGGACGATTGTTTGAAGGTACTCCACAGGACATGCATCAAGCTTTAAGACGGTTGGCGAAGTTGCCTGATCAAACTCGTGTCTGTTGTGCTCACGAATACACCGAGGCTAATTTGCGCTGGGCTATCGAGCGATGTCCAGAAGACATAGCCATCACCAAGAGGTATCTCGAGGTACAAGCGCTACGTCGCCGCGGCAGGCTCAGTCTGCCAAGCAGCATTGGCTTAGAACGGCGCACTAATTTGTTTATGCAAGCCAAGACAGCTGAGCAACTAGCCGATCTCAGGATCCATAAGGATCGGTGGCATTCAGCCTGA
- a CDS encoding ABC transporter ATP-binding protein → MELDHRVSSLERTLGLVELRGLWHRYGKPSDDWILRGIDLQIKKGELVGLLGPSGCGKTTLLRLIAGFERPSRGSIHLRHRTVAGPNYWLPPERRGVGVVFQDYALFPHLTAWQNVCFGLRPGQDRSRAIWLLDLLELQELKERYPHQLSGGQRQRLALARALTPAPQVVLLDEPFSNLDVEVSLLLRSELASLLQICETSGLLVTHDPEEALAICDRVAVMRDGVLHQFTTPQDLVGNPATPFVGRFVLQGNLLPVWPGEDGLLHCCLGSLVSPSGLSLEPWRKDASLLVDPTAISLQPQPDAEACVVGREFYGHGWQFRVRINHQQLRVTQPLEHDYNQGMRCRLGFRKSASAILFPQRLRLNATDPYGS, encoded by the coding sequence ATGGAGTTAGATCATCGCGTTTCGTCTTTGGAAAGGACCCTGGGACTAGTTGAACTTCGGGGCCTTTGGCATCGTTACGGGAAGCCTTCTGATGACTGGATTTTGCGTGGGATAGACCTTCAAATCAAGAAGGGCGAACTTGTAGGTTTGTTAGGCCCATCGGGTTGTGGAAAAACCACGCTACTCCGCTTGATCGCTGGTTTTGAACGGCCTAGTAGAGGATCCATTCACCTTCGACACCGTACTGTGGCTGGCCCCAACTATTGGCTGCCTCCCGAAAGACGTGGCGTTGGTGTGGTATTTCAGGATTATGCGTTATTTCCTCATCTCACCGCTTGGCAGAATGTATGTTTTGGCCTGCGTCCTGGCCAGGACAGAAGCCGTGCCATTTGGCTGTTGGACTTGTTGGAGCTTCAGGAGCTTAAAGAGCGCTACCCGCATCAGCTCTCTGGTGGACAGCGTCAGCGTTTGGCCCTTGCGCGTGCACTGACTCCAGCACCTCAGGTGGTGCTTCTTGATGAGCCTTTCTCTAACCTCGACGTGGAGGTGAGCCTTCTCTTGCGTAGTGAGCTTGCTTCTTTATTGCAAATATGTGAGACGAGTGGTCTTCTTGTAACCCACGATCCAGAGGAGGCTCTCGCGATTTGTGATCGTGTTGCTGTAATGCGCGATGGTGTGTTGCACCAATTCACAACACCCCAGGATTTAGTCGGTAACCCAGCCACACCCTTTGTGGGCCGTTTTGTACTTCAAGGAAATTTGCTACCTGTTTGGCCAGGTGAAGATGGTTTGTTGCACTGTTGTCTTGGTAGTCTTGTTAGTCCCTCAGGGCTTTCATTAGAACCTTGGAGGAAAGACGCCAGTCTTCTTGTTGACCCGACTGCGATCAGCCTCCAACCCCAGCCTGACGCCGAGGCTTGTGTTGTGGGCCGTGAGTTTTACGGTCATGGCTGGCAGTTCCGTGTTCGAATAAACCACCAACAACTGCGTGTTACGCAACCCTTGGAACACGATTACAATCAAGGAATGCGTTGTCGCTTAGGATTCCGAAAGAGCGCCTCCGCCATTTTGTTTCCCCAACGACTCAGGCTGAATGCCACCGATCCTTATGGATCCTGA
- a CDS encoding Rid family detoxifying hydrolase, with protein MPNQEAQAITASAAPRPIGPYSQAVLADGWLYCSGQISLEPSTGKMVGNGDVGAETHQVFKNLVAVLTEAGASLKQVVRTTVFLVDLADFRIVNEIYADMFKVGVSPARACVQVAALPNGAKVEIDCVAWLG; from the coding sequence ATGCCAAACCAAGAAGCTCAGGCCATCACTGCATCAGCGGCACCTAGACCTATTGGGCCTTACAGCCAGGCCGTATTAGCTGACGGTTGGCTCTATTGCTCTGGTCAAATATCGCTTGAACCAAGCACAGGAAAAATGGTTGGCAACGGTGATGTAGGTGCCGAGACCCATCAGGTTTTTAAAAATCTTGTGGCTGTGTTAACTGAGGCAGGAGCATCTCTGAAACAAGTCGTACGGACGACAGTATTTCTAGTTGATTTAGCTGATTTTAGGATTGTGAACGAGATTTATGCGGATATGTTCAAAGTGGGAGTCAGTCCGGCCCGTGCTTGCGTTCAGGTCGCTGCCTTACCAAATGGGGCTAAAGTGGAGATTGATTGCGTCGCTTGGTTGGGATAA